DNA from Luteolibacter yonseiensis:
TTTCCTCCGTCAACCTCCGCCCGATGCTTGCGAACCTTCGAAAGGAAGGCGTGGCGCGGACGAACGGAATCTTGATCGGATAATAAATTTCGAACCCTTTTTCCGCCCCGTCCGCCACCTGGCAGACGGGGCTTTTTTTGCGCCATTCCCATGAACACGACCGCACGCCCCACGACCCTCCTGCAGGATCTCGCATCCCTGCCGGGACAATATTGGATTCTCTTCGGCGGCACCCTCGTGAACCGTTTCGGGAGTTTCGTCATGCCGTTCCTGGTCATCTACCTGAAGATGAAGGGGCATGATGAGAAGACCATCGGCTTCACCCTTGGCGCTTACGGCGCGGGCGGACTGTGTGCCGGCATCCTGGGAGGCTGGTTGTCCGACAGGTTCGGACGCAAGCACACCATGCTCATTTCCTGTGCGGGAGCCGCGTCATTCATGCTGTTGCTTTCGCAGGCGGAAGGCGTGCCGATGTTCGTTCTCGCCACGTTCATGACCGGACTTTCCTCGGGAATCTACGCCCCGGCGGCAAGCGCGCTCATGGCGGACCTGATCCCGCCGGAACTGCGGGTGCGGGCGTTCGCCTGCCAGCGGTGGGCGATCAATGTGGGATTCGCGCTTGGCATGGCCACCGCCGGCTTCATGGCGAAGAAGTCGTTCCTCGCCCTGTTCATTGCGGATGCTGCGACGACCCTGTTGCTCGGGCTTACCATCCTGATCGGTCTCAAGCCACGGGTGGTTCCGCTGACGGAGAAGGTGAAAAGCGGCTGGGGGCACGCGCTGAGGCACATCAACCAGAACACTCCGTTCAAGATGGCCTCGATCGCCGGGTTCCTCACCACGCTGGTGTTTCTGCAGATGGGCTGCACCTATAGCCTGCAGACCACACAGGGTGCGGGGTTGGACGAGCGGACCTACGGCCTGCTGATGGCTTTCAACGGAATCATCATCGCGTGTCTCGAGCTGCCGCTGATCGGCTTCACGCGGCGCTTCTCACCGGTTAAGGTGATTGCGGCGGGATATCTGTTGTTAGGTGCCGGAATGGGCCTGAACGTGCTTGGGGCCACGCTGCCGGTGCTGATCCTCAGCATGGGGATTTTCACCATCGGTGAGATGATCGCGATGCCCGTGAGCAACGGTTACATGGCCGGACTCGCCCCTGATGAAATGAGGGGCCGTTACCAAGGAGTGGTTTCCATTACCTGGAGTTCCGCGACGATGGTGGGTCCGACGTTCGGGATCATGCTCTATCGTTTCAACCCTACGGTGCTGTGGACCTGTGCTTTCGCGCTCTCGCTTGCCGCGGCTTGCCTGATGCTGGCGAGCCGGGGGAAGGCGGGGAGGGATCAGGCATTGCCCAGATGACCTCGGATCCACGACGGGTTTCTCCGGCAATCCACGATAGCCTTCACTCGGACGGTTTCCGATTCCAGCGAGTAGTAAATGGCGAATGGGAAGCGCTTG
Protein-coding regions in this window:
- a CDS encoding MDR family MFS transporter translates to MNTTARPTTLLQDLASLPGQYWILFGGTLVNRFGSFVMPFLVIYLKMKGHDEKTIGFTLGAYGAGGLCAGILGGWLSDRFGRKHTMLISCAGAASFMLLLSQAEGVPMFVLATFMTGLSSGIYAPAASALMADLIPPELRVRAFACQRWAINVGFALGMATAGFMAKKSFLALFIADAATTLLLGLTILIGLKPRVVPLTEKVKSGWGHALRHINQNTPFKMASIAGFLTTLVFLQMGCTYSLQTTQGAGLDERTYGLLMAFNGIIIACLELPLIGFTRRFSPVKVIAAGYLLLGAGMGLNVLGATLPVLILSMGIFTIGEMIAMPVSNGYMAGLAPDEMRGRYQGVVSITWSSATMVGPTFGIMLYRFNPTVLWTCAFALSLAAACLMLASRGKAGRDQALPR